One genomic segment of Catalinimonas alkaloidigena includes these proteins:
- a CDS encoding Gfo/Idh/MocA family protein translates to MNERKSEQPANSRRTFIKQSAAASSFFLVPRHVLGGAGFTAPSDQLNLAAIGAGGKGRSDILNASVKGRERVVALCDVDFSGSASASVKEFPKAKRYADYREMLDNESDIDAVTISTPDHVHGPAAAYAMERGKHVYVQKPMTHNIREARMLTQMARDNKIVSQMGNQGGSNPLLGMVQKWIDSGKLGNISKVQIWTNRPVWPQGGAMPEPEPSKKPQDLDWDLWLGPAEYMAYTPNLHPFNWRGWWDYGTGALGDVGCHLIDIPFRTLGLKYPTDAECSVSSIYSQMWTPDYHPKGCPPSSFITLHFDATDKSKAPIEMTWSDGGIRPSHPEIIPADHDIGGANSANGVLIIGDKGLISTNINDSSPLKPKLYLNDGTTEFGPESEDNEEPEYGHQRMWVDACKAGFDSAEHKALTSSFDYAGPMTETVLMGNLAIRSYMLRKGKNDYYGRKKLLWDGENMVITNLKEANQFVGREYRKGWEV, encoded by the coding sequence ATGAATGAACGAAAATCTGAGCAGCCAGCTAACTCCCGCAGAACTTTTATCAAACAAAGCGCGGCAGCATCTTCCTTTTTTCTGGTACCGCGCCATGTGCTGGGTGGAGCGGGATTTACAGCTCCCAGTGATCAGCTCAATCTGGCCGCTATCGGTGCCGGAGGTAAAGGTAGAAGTGATATCCTCAATGCGTCCGTAAAAGGCAGGGAAAGGGTAGTGGCACTTTGCGATGTGGATTTCTCCGGCTCGGCATCGGCTTCTGTCAAAGAGTTTCCCAAGGCAAAACGCTATGCCGATTATCGTGAAATGCTGGACAATGAATCTGATATAGACGCGGTTACCATTTCCACACCTGACCATGTACACGGACCAGCGGCCGCTTATGCGATGGAAAGAGGTAAGCATGTATATGTGCAAAAGCCTATGACGCACAATATTCGTGAAGCACGTATGCTCACTCAAATGGCCAGAGATAACAAGATTGTGAGCCAGATGGGTAATCAGGGAGGGTCTAACCCTTTGCTGGGAATGGTGCAGAAATGGATAGATTCCGGCAAGCTGGGAAACATTTCAAAAGTACAAATCTGGACAAATCGGCCCGTATGGCCGCAGGGAGGAGCTATGCCTGAGCCAGAACCAAGCAAGAAACCTCAAGACCTGGATTGGGATCTGTGGCTGGGGCCTGCAGAGTATATGGCTTATACGCCAAACCTGCACCCCTTCAATTGGAGAGGCTGGTGGGATTATGGTACCGGTGCGCTGGGTGATGTAGGTTGCCACCTGATTGATATACCCTTCAGAACATTGGGACTCAAATATCCGACAGATGCTGAGTGTAGCGTAAGCTCAATTTACTCGCAGATGTGGACGCCGGACTACCACCCCAAAGGTTGTCCTCCGTCTTCTTTCATTACCCTGCATTTTGATGCTACTGACAAGAGTAAAGCGCCTATAGAGATGACCTGGAGTGATGGAGGAATAAGGCCTTCCCATCCTGAAATTATACCTGCTGACCATGATATAGGAGGTGCCAATAGTGCAAATGGAGTATTGATCATTGGTGACAAAGGCTTAATTTCTACCAATATCAACGACAGTTCACCTCTTAAGCCAAAACTGTACCTCAATGATGGTACTACCGAATTTGGCCCAGAGTCAGAAGATAACGAAGAACCCGAATATGGCCATCAGCGTATGTGGGTAGATGCCTGTAAAGCAGGTTTTGATAGTGCTGAACATAAGGCGCTTACTTCTTCCTTTGATTATGCAGGCCCTATGACCGAAACCGTTTTGATGGGCAATCTGGCTATCCGTTCATATATGCTACGAAAAGGAAAGAATGACTATTACGGACGTAAAAAGCTGCTATGGGATGGCGAAAATATGGTGATCACAAACCTTAAAGAGGCCAATCAATTTGTAGGTAGGGAATACCGTAAAGGTTGGGAGGTTTAG
- a CDS encoding ABC transporter permease, with protein MKAKQTIPPRLARRFLHWFLREDLKEEVEGDLQEKFYIKLEGSSPTYAKLNYWYQVLQYLRPFAIRKSTYTPTHYAMYRSYFKIGWRNISSHKEYACINIGGLATGMMVALLIALWIYDELSFNKYHDNYERIVQVMYHATYEGERKTNNSQPPGMGTTLTSTYDRYFEYVVPATQTSEFVVATEDKKLTAAGRFMQADAPKMLGLRMQKGTQRALEDMRSVLISTNLAEKLFADANPIDQLITINANLEVKVSGVYEDLPANSAFYELEFIMPLDLFYSTNQWTGPDVWDNFFMRTYAQVRSGVTIREASEAVEDVMSAHIAPEDAAREKPEIFLHPMSQWHLHSQFENGAKVRSKAYMFVWFFGITGLFVLLLACINFMNLSTARSEKRAKEVGIRKSIGSVRHQLVSQFLSESLLIAIIACIVSVGMVWLTLPWFNELSGKDIQLQWLSPEIWGLLILFTVVTGLLAGSYPAFYLSSFQAVSVLKGSFRSGRLAALPRRMLVVFQFTISIALIIGTITVYQQIQFVKDRSLGYESEGLLTFPMNSPEYYRNYEQLRNELIRTNAVADVAKSSRPLTSALGWNEGFNWPGKAQDTSPAFNTIWVSSDYGNTVGWDIVEGRDFSHDFATDSAAIIVNETALKLMGLENPIGEVVSFDPSWAERKEYTIVGVTRDMVKESPYEATHPSVIFNDDNAASWLFVKIKPNFPAQEALPIIEEVFSELVPSAPFDYKFVDNEYNTKFRAEERIGKLASLFALLAIFISSLGLFGLASYVAEQRTKEIGIRKVLGASVSQLWQLLSKEFMVLVMSACIIAAPLAYFLLQGWLDNYEYRTNLSWWTFAAAGTGALLLTLLTVSFQTIKAALLNPANSLKSE; from the coding sequence ATGAAAGCTAAGCAAACCATACCTCCCAGATTAGCCCGGCGCTTCCTGCACTGGTTCCTGCGGGAAGACCTCAAAGAAGAGGTAGAGGGTGACCTGCAAGAGAAATTTTACATCAAGCTTGAAGGAAGCTCACCTACTTACGCAAAGCTCAATTACTGGTATCAGGTACTGCAATATTTGCGACCTTTTGCCATCAGAAAATCAACATATACCCCAACCCACTACGCTATGTACCGAAGTTATTTTAAAATTGGCTGGAGAAACATCAGCAGTCACAAAGAGTACGCGTGTATCAATATAGGAGGACTGGCAACTGGCATGATGGTCGCATTGCTGATCGCCCTGTGGATTTATGATGAGTTATCTTTTAACAAGTATCATGACAATTATGAACGAATCGTTCAGGTCATGTACCACGCAACCTATGAGGGTGAGCGTAAAACGAATAACAGCCAGCCCCCTGGCATGGGAACGACTCTGACATCTACCTACGACCGCTACTTTGAATATGTAGTACCTGCGACTCAGACTTCAGAATTTGTTGTAGCCACGGAAGATAAAAAGTTGACTGCAGCCGGACGCTTTATGCAAGCTGATGCTCCCAAAATGCTAGGTCTAAGAATGCAAAAAGGCACTCAGCGTGCTCTTGAGGATATGCGTTCCGTATTGATTTCTACCAACTTAGCTGAAAAGCTGTTTGCCGATGCTAATCCTATAGATCAGCTCATTACGATCAACGCTAATTTGGAAGTAAAAGTAAGTGGTGTATATGAAGACTTACCGGCAAATTCAGCATTTTATGAACTGGAATTTATCATGCCCCTTGACCTATTTTATTCGACAAATCAATGGACGGGACCAGATGTATGGGATAACTTCTTCATGCGAACCTACGCCCAGGTCCGATCCGGAGTAACGATCAGGGAAGCCTCGGAAGCCGTTGAAGATGTAATGTCTGCCCATATCGCACCTGAAGATGCTGCAAGGGAAAAACCAGAAATATTCCTGCACCCTATGTCCCAGTGGCACCTGCATTCACAGTTTGAAAATGGTGCAAAAGTCAGGAGCAAAGCGTATATGTTTGTCTGGTTCTTCGGCATTACCGGCCTATTCGTTTTGTTGTTGGCATGCATCAATTTCATGAATTTGAGTACTGCCCGTTCAGAAAAGCGAGCCAAAGAAGTGGGCATACGTAAAAGCATCGGTTCAGTGCGTCATCAGTTGGTGAGCCAGTTTCTCAGTGAGTCATTACTGATTGCTATCATAGCATGTATTGTCTCGGTAGGAATGGTATGGCTTACTCTGCCCTGGTTCAATGAATTGTCTGGTAAGGACATACAATTACAATGGCTCAGTCCAGAAATTTGGGGGCTACTCATTTTATTTACTGTGGTAACTGGCTTACTTGCCGGTAGCTATCCCGCTTTTTATCTGTCTTCTTTTCAGGCCGTCAGCGTACTGAAAGGCAGCTTCAGGAGCGGACGGCTGGCGGCGCTTCCCCGGAGAATGTTGGTGGTATTTCAGTTTACCATTTCTATTGCGCTCATTATAGGTACCATCACCGTTTATCAACAGATTCAATTTGTAAAAGATCGCTCGCTAGGTTATGAAAGTGAAGGCTTGCTCACTTTCCCGATGAATTCTCCAGAGTATTACCGAAACTACGAACAGTTACGTAACGAATTGATACGCACCAATGCTGTAGCTGATGTCGCAAAGTCATCACGTCCTCTTACCAGTGCCCTGGGATGGAATGAAGGATTCAACTGGCCGGGTAAAGCCCAGGATACAAGCCCGGCTTTTAACACGATCTGGGTGTCATCCGACTATGGCAATACAGTGGGATGGGATATTGTTGAGGGTCGTGATTTCTCCCATGATTTTGCGACAGATTCCGCGGCAATTATCGTAAACGAAACTGCGCTAAAGCTTATGGGGCTGGAAAACCCCATAGGAGAAGTCGTCAGTTTTGACCCTTCCTGGGCAGAACGTAAGGAGTATACAATTGTAGGAGTAACCAGAGATATGGTGAAGGAGTCACCTTATGAAGCTACTCACCCTTCTGTCATTTTCAATGATGATAATGCTGCCAGTTGGTTGTTTGTCAAAATCAAGCCTAATTTTCCAGCCCAGGAAGCCTTACCAATAATTGAAGAGGTCTTCAGCGAGTTAGTGCCTTCTGCCCCTTTTGATTATAAATTTGTAGATAACGAATACAATACAAAGTTTCGTGCCGAAGAGCGAATTGGTAAGCTTGCGTCTTTATTTGCCTTGCTGGCGATATTCATCAGTTCTCTCGGCTTATTTGGTCTTGCTTCATATGTAGCGGAGCAGCGTACCAAGGAAATCGGTATTCGTAAAGTGCTGGGTGCTTCAGTCAGTCAGCTTTGGCAATTACTGTCCAAAGAATTTATGGTACTGGTGATGTCTGCATGTATTATTGCTGCCCCCCTGGCTTATTTCCTTTTACAAGGCTGGTTAGATAATTACGAATACCGGACCAACTTAAGCTGGTGGACATTTGCTGCTGCGGGTACAGGTGCTTTGCTGCTTACGCTGCTCACGGTGAGCTTTCAGACCATCAAAGCAGCTTTGCTTAATCCGGCGAATAGTTTAAAATCAGAGTAA
- a CDS encoding PadR family transcriptional regulator: MKETRLGDFEEVVLLLVGILGEQAYAFNIAEEFEAQTERSISIGAVHSTLSRLEDKGFLTSEMGASTAERGGRRKRIYTITAYGRRALELSRDLKVSLWKQYPAFAPDFLNFGGQI, translated from the coding sequence ATGAAAGAAACACGTTTAGGAGACTTTGAAGAAGTAGTGCTCTTACTGGTTGGCATCTTAGGAGAACAAGCTTATGCTTTTAATATCGCTGAGGAGTTTGAAGCGCAAACTGAGAGGTCTATCTCTATCGGCGCAGTACACTCAACCCTCAGCAGGCTGGAAGACAAAGGCTTTTTGACTTCTGAAATGGGAGCTTCAACTGCTGAAAGAGGTGGGAGAAGAAAGCGGATCTACACCATTACTGCCTATGGGCGCAGAGCCCTGGAATTGTCCAGAGACCTCAAAGTTTCATTATGGAAGCAGTACCCTGCATTCGCACCTGACTTTCTGAATTTTGGTGGTCAGATATAA
- a CDS encoding CPBP family intramembrane glutamic endopeptidase — MSEVLTERNTLSKGKSLLLFVLTIIGGFVLFIFPNLLLGISKWNAGLSGINLLLIALFQFFTVCTLIYFSLKLMSKDFSFIGLSSNHWKVDCFLGLLTGFSWTAMQFLWIIPQTRGAERGDISGMIEVMDGTAIGLFSYLALGIIGGGITEEIFNRGYFINVLKSTFKNQKLGLWIASSLSILFFAAGHLPSNAVEWFDILVPTLAYTILFIYTRRLTASMLAHAVYNASGILSVYYLYYQ; from the coding sequence TTTTCGTACTTACCATCATCGGAGGGTTTGTATTGTTTATCTTTCCCAATCTGTTGTTAGGTATCAGCAAGTGGAACGCAGGGCTGAGCGGTATCAATCTACTATTGATTGCTCTATTTCAGTTTTTCACTGTATGCACCCTCATTTACTTTTCCCTTAAGTTAATGAGTAAGGACTTCAGCTTTATCGGGCTGAGCAGTAACCATTGGAAAGTAGATTGTTTTTTAGGTCTTCTCACAGGATTTAGCTGGACGGCGATGCAATTTTTATGGATTATTCCTCAAACCAGAGGCGCGGAAAGAGGCGATATTTCCGGTATGATTGAAGTGATGGATGGGACAGCTATTGGCCTGTTCTCTTATCTCGCACTCGGAATCATAGGTGGTGGCATTACCGAAGAAATATTCAACCGTGGCTATTTTATCAATGTGTTAAAAAGTACTTTCAAAAATCAGAAATTAGGACTATGGATAGCAAGTAGTTTGTCTATCCTATTCTTTGCAGCCGGACATTTACCATCCAATGCAGTGGAATGGTTTGATATTTTAGTACCAACGCTTGCATATACAATTTTATTTATTTACACCCGTAGACTTACTGCTTCCATGCTAGCCCATGCAGTTTACAATGCTTCGGGGATTCTATCTGTATATTATCTGTACTATCAATAA